A window of the Cannabis sativa cultivar Pink pepper isolate KNU-18-1 chromosome X, ASM2916894v1, whole genome shotgun sequence genome harbors these coding sequences:
- the LOC115710202 gene encoding serine/threonine-protein kinase D6PKL1 produces the protein MEFIPDPNMIPGKPPILNEVSNSHPHSHPHQHPHPHPHPHPHSHTHNASGREVGQLSHLHKLPAMVREAAPVREMGVLSNGRLAFLTEELASTREMTAQLSRARSVSLKEVGRPDVRDAQDFDLPVPLPVRTWKGKASLPELEDLMFDAVTFKDTGDQIDDIGPSSFSGVSHPPEPVDTDLMRTVYVPIGRNKSEAGCLMKSMSMKGPFLEDLSIRVPPKKPSSAALSPAESLVEEPADMGGLSPQFSVPRASQNTDTSLPPDSEEKECVWDASLPPSGNVSPLSSIDSTGVVTAMSIVNSCASTYRSDAVTSDGMLSIERNCESNKCSVRGDSLESAKTSVSRASDSSGLSDDSNWSNITGSANKPHKGNDPRWKAILAIRARDGILGMSHFRLLKRLGCGDIGSVYLSELSGTRCYFAMKVMDKASLAARKKLTRAQTEREILQLLDHPFLPTLYTHFETDRFSCLVMEYCPGGDLHTLRQRQPGKHFSEYAARFYAAEVLLALEYLHMLGVVYRDLKPENVLVRDDGHIMLSDFDLSLRCAVSPTLIKTSFDSDPSKRGAGGAFCVQPACIEPSSACIQPACFIPKIFPQKNKKKTRKTRTDFGFPSSALPELVAEPTTARSMSFVGTHEYLAPEIIKGEGHGSAVDWWTFGIFLHELLYGKTPFKGSGNRATLFNVVGQQLRFPDSPATSYASRDLIRGLLVKEPQHRLGVKRGATEIKQHPFFEGVNWALIRCSTPPEVPRPMEAELPGKYGAVEPIGVGSTSKRMAGGGGVGGGPGGDMKSGGKFLDFEFF, from the exons ATGGAGTTTATACCAGATCCAAATATGATTCCTGGGAAACCTCCTATTCTTAATGAGGTATCAAATTCACACCCACATTCACATCCACATCAACATCCACACCCACACCCACACCCACACCCACATTCACATACACATAATGCCTCTGGAAGAGAAGTGGGCCAATTATCACATTTACATAAACTCCCGGCTATGGTCAGAGAAGCTGCACCAGTAAGAGAAATGGGTGTATTGTCAAATGGACGCTTGGCTTTTCTGACAGAGGAGCTAGCCTCAACAAGAGAAATGACTGCTCAGTTATCGAGAGCACGCTCGGTTTCCTTGAAAGAAGTTGGTAGGCCTGATGTGCGAGATGCTCAAGATTTTGACTTACCTGTTCCACTGCCTGTAAGAACATGGAAAGGAAAGGCCTCTCTACCGGAACTGGAGGATCTTATGTTTGATGCTGTTACGTTTAAGGACACTGGCGATCAAATTGATGACATTGGTCCTAGTTCTTTCTCTGGGGTTAGTCATCCCCCTGAACCTGTTGATACTGATCTAATGAGAACAGTTTATGTTCCAATTGGTCGAAATAAATCTGAGGCTGGATGCTTGATGAAGAGCATGTCTATGAAGGGTCCTTTTCTAGAAGATCTTTCAATTCGGGTTCCTCCTAAGAAGCCTAGTTCAGCTGCTCTTTCCCCTGCtgaaagtttggttgaggaACCTGCTGATATGGGTGGATTGTCTCCACAATTTTCAGTCCCTCGGGCATCACAGAACACTGATACTTCACTCCCTCCAGATTCTGAGGAGAAAGAATGTGTGTGGGATGCTTCTTTGCCTCCAAGTGGCAATGTGAGTCCACTCAGTAGCATTGACAGTACTGGTGTTGTCACTGCAATGAGTATCGTTAATAGCTGTGCTAGTACCTATCGAAGTGATGCTGTCACTAGTGATGGTATGCTTAGTATAGAGAGGAATTGTGAGAGCAACAAGTGCAGTGTTAGAGGGGATTCGCTTGAAAGCGCTAAAACTAGTGTTAGTCGAGCAAGTGATAGTAGTGGCCTCAGTGATGATAGTAACTGGAGTAACATTACTGGAAGTGCAAATAAGCCACACAAAGGAAATGATCCAAGATGGAAGGCTATTCTTGCCATAAGAGCTCGTGATGGAATTTTGGGCATGAGTCATTTTAGATTACTGAAACGACTTGGTTGTGGTGACATTGGCAGTGTGTATCTCTCAGAACTTAGCGGCACACGCTGTTATTTTGCAATGAAAGTAATGGACAAGGCATCCCTTGCTGCTAGGAAGAAGTTGACTAGAGCTCAGACAGAAAGAGAAATATTACAACTGCTTGACCATCCATTCCTTCCTACTTTGTATACTCATTTCGAGACTGATCGATTCTCCTGTTTGGTAATGGAATATTGTCCTGGTGGTGATCTTCATACTTTGAGGCAACGACAACCCGGGAAACATTTCTCTGAGTATGCTGCACG ATTCTATGCTGCAGAGGTTCTCTTGGCCCTTGAGTATCTTCACATGCTCGGAGTTGTCTACAGAGACTTGAAACCTGAAAATGTGCTTGTCCGTGACGATGGCCACATAATGCTTTCCGACTTTGATCTTTCCCTTCGATGTGCTGTTTCGCCAACATTAATAAAAACCTCATTTGATTCTGACCCTTCAAAGAGAGGAGCGGGTGGAGCATTCTGTGTTCAGCCTGCCTGTATCGAGCCCTCATCAGCATGTATCCAGCCTGCTTGTTTTATTCCCAAGATCTTCCCTCAgaagaacaaaaagaaaacCCGAAAAACTCGAACTGATTTTGGCTTTCCTTCAAGTGCACTTCCAGAGCTTGTTGCAGAACCTACAACGGCTCGTTCCATGTCCTTCGTTGGCACCCACGAATACCTTGCCCCAGAAATTATCAAGGGGGAAGGCCATGGCAGTGCAGTTGATTGGTGGACATTTGGCATATTCTTGCACGAATTGCTTTATGGTAAAACACCTTTCAAAGGTTCAGGAAACCGCGCCACGTTGTTCAATGTGGTTGGACAACAACTCAGATTTCCTGATTCACCAGCAACTAGTTATGCCAGTCGGGATCTGATCCGAGGTTTGCTGGTAAAGGAACCCCAACACCGGCTTGGGGTGAAAAGGGGCGCCACTGAGATCAAGCAGCACCCATTCTTTGAAGGGGTAAATTGGGCTCTAATACGATGTAGTACTCCGCCAGAAGTGCCAAGACCCATGGAGGCCGAGCTTCCTGGGAAATATGGTGCGGTTGAACCAATTGGTGTAGGTAGCACAAGTAAGAGGATGGCTGGCGGTGGAGGGGTAGGAGGAGGTCCGGGAGGGGACATGAAATCCGGGGGTAAATTTCTCGACTTCGAATTCTTCTAG
- the LOC115710232 gene encoding casparian strip membrane protein 1-like, whose translation MANGDSISIEVQDAKAAAKLEKVPMLAHPKNENKGWKKGIAITDFVLRLGALAAALGAAATMGMSDETLPFFTQFFQFEASYDDMPAFMFFVIAMALVGGYLVLSLPFSIVTIVRPHAVGPRLLLIITDTLALTLSASSGASATAIVYLAHNGNASANWLAVCDQFTDFCQGVSGAVVSSFVSVALLVILVILSACAIRRN comes from the exons ATGGCAAATGGTGATTCAATCTCAATTGAAGTTCAAGATGCAAAAGCAGCTGCTAAGCTAGAGAAAGTACCAATGTTAGCTCATCCAAAGAATGAGAACAAAGGATGGAAGAAAGGCATTGCCATAACCGATTTTGTTCTAAGGCTCGGTGCCTTAGCAGCTGCTCTAGGTGCAGCCGCCACCATGGGGATGAGCGATGAAACTCTTCCCTTCTTCACTCAATTCTTCCAGTTCGAAGCAAGCTATGATGACATGCCCGCCTTTAT GTTTTTTGTGATTGCAATGGCATTAGTAGGAGGCTACCTAGTCTTGTCGCTTCCTTTCTCAATTGTAACCATTGTTAGACCCCATGCTGTTGGACCAAGGCTTTTGCTAATTATTACAGACACA TTGGCGCTTACTTTGAGTGCTTCCTCTGGGGCTTCGGCTACAGCCATAGTTTACTTGGCTCACAACGGCAATGCTAGCGCAAATTGGTTGGCGGTATGCGATCAGTTCACCGATTTCTGCCAAGGAGTTAGTGGCGCCGTTGTGTCTTCCTTTGTTTCAGTGGCCCTCTTAGTGATCTTGGTTATACTCTCTGCTTGTGCTATCAGAAGAAATTAA